The following are from one region of the Nostoc cf. commune SO-36 genome:
- a CDS encoding magnesium chelatase subunit H → MFTHVKSTIRHIAPDNLRGRSLIKVVYVVLESQYQSALSQAVRTINANNPNLAIEISGYLIEELRDPENYEEFKREIESANIFIASLIFIEDLAQKVVAAVEPHRDHLDVSVVFPSMPEVMRLSKMGSFSLAQLGQSKSAIAQFMRKRKEKSGAGFQDGMLKLLRTLPQVLKFLPMDKAQDARNFMLSFQYWLGGSPENLENFLLMLADKYVFKGLEKQDFAPSTYEQPVVYPDLGIWHPLAPSMFEDVREYLNWYTARKDISSDLKDPLAPCVGLVLQRTHLVTGDDAHYVAMVQELEALGARVLPVFAGGLDFSKPVEAYFYEPITKIQLVDAVISLTGFALVGGPARQDHPKAIEALKRLNRPYMVALPLVFQTTEEWMDSDLGLHPIQVALQIAIPELDGAIEPIILSGRDGTTGKAIALRDRVEAVAERALKWANLRRKPKLDKKVAITVFSFPPDKGNVGTAAYLDVFGSIYEVMKALKNNGYDLPELPESAEALLQEVIHDAQAQYNSPELNVAYKMSVPEYEALTPYSHRLEENWGPPPGHLNSDGQNLLIYGKQFGNVFIGVQPTFGYEGDPMRLLFSRSASPHHGFAAYYTYLEQVWKADAVLHFGTHGSLEFMPGKQMGMSGDCYPDNLIGSIPNLYYYAANNPSEATIAKRRSYAETISYLTPPAENAGLYKGLKELSELIASYQTLKDSGRGVSIVNSIMDKCRIVNLDKDINLPETDARDMSAEERDNIVGNVYRKLMEIESRLLPCGLHVIGKPPSAEEAIATLVNIASLDRQEEGLQGLPGIIANSIGRNIDDIYQNNDRGILEDVQLLQDITLATRAAVTALVQEQIDAEGRVSLVSRLNFFNMGKKEPWVEALHKAGYPKVDTAALKPLLEYLEFCLQQVCADNELGALLRGLEGEYILPGPGGDPIRNPDVLPTGKNIHALDPQSIPTTAAVQSAKIVVDRLLLRNKAENDGKWPETIACVLWGTDNIKTYGESLAQIMWMVGVRPVPDALGRVNKLELISLEELGRPRIDVVINCSGVFRDLFINQMNLLDQGVKMAAEADEPLEMNFVRKHALQQAEEMGINLRQAATRVFSNASGSYSSNINLAVENSTWDSEAELQEMYLNRKSFSFNSDNPGIMDESRGIFESTLKTADATFQNLDSSEISLTDVSHYFDSDPTKLVASLRGDGKKPASYIADTTTANAQVRTLSETVRLDARTKLLNPKWYEGMLSHGYEGVRELSKRLVNTTGWSATAGAVDNWIYEDTNETFIKDEEMQKRLLNLNPHSFRKIVSTLLEVNGRGYWETSEDNLDRLRELYQEVEDRIEGIE, encoded by the coding sequence ATGTTCACACACGTCAAGTCCACCATTAGACACATTGCGCCTGATAACTTACGCGGACGTAGTTTAATCAAGGTGGTCTATGTCGTGCTTGAGTCCCAGTACCAGAGCGCATTGTCGCAAGCGGTTCGCACCATTAACGCGAACAATCCCAACTTGGCGATTGAAATTAGCGGGTACTTGATTGAGGAACTCCGCGACCCTGAAAATTACGAGGAGTTCAAACGAGAAATTGAGAGTGCGAATATCTTCATCGCTTCCCTCATTTTCATCGAAGACTTAGCACAAAAAGTAGTAGCAGCAGTAGAACCACACCGCGATCATCTAGACGTTTCCGTTGTCTTTCCCTCCATGCCAGAGGTAATGCGCTTAAGTAAAATGGGCAGCTTTTCCTTGGCACAGTTGGGTCAGTCAAAAAGTGCGATCGCTCAATTCATGCGGAAACGCAAAGAAAAATCCGGTGCGGGATTCCAAGATGGAATGCTGAAGCTTTTGCGAACCCTACCGCAAGTGCTGAAGTTTTTACCGATGGATAAGGCACAGGATGCCCGAAATTTCATGCTCAGTTTTCAGTATTGGCTAGGTGGTTCTCCAGAAAACCTGGAAAACTTTTTGCTGATGCTAGCTGATAAATACGTATTTAAAGGTTTAGAAAAACAAGATTTTGCACCTTCTACATACGAACAGCCGGTGGTTTATCCCGATTTAGGGATTTGGCATCCTTTGGCTCCCAGTATGTTTGAAGATGTCAGAGAATACCTCAATTGGTATACAGCTCGTAAGGATATTTCTAGTGATCTAAAAGATCCCCTAGCTCCTTGTGTCGGGTTAGTATTGCAACGCACTCACCTAGTTACAGGGGATGATGCCCATTATGTAGCAATGGTGCAGGAGTTGGAAGCACTAGGCGCACGGGTATTACCTGTGTTTGCTGGTGGTTTGGATTTCTCCAAACCTGTTGAGGCGTACTTCTACGAACCAATTACCAAAATACAGTTAGTAGATGCAGTGATCTCGCTAACTGGTTTTGCTTTAGTGGGTGGCCCAGCCAGACAAGATCATCCCAAAGCAATTGAGGCACTCAAACGCTTAAACCGTCCTTATATGGTGGCGTTACCCTTAGTATTCCAAACCACAGAAGAGTGGATGGATAGCGATTTAGGGTTACATCCAATTCAAGTAGCTTTGCAAATTGCAATTCCTGAATTGGATGGGGCAATTGAGCCAATTATATTATCTGGTAGAGATGGAACTACAGGGAAAGCGATCGCACTGCGCGATCGGGTTGAAGCTGTAGCCGAACGCGCCTTAAAATGGGCTAACCTCCGCCGCAAGCCAAAACTTGATAAAAAAGTCGCCATCACCGTTTTCAGCTTCCCGCCAGATAAAGGCAATGTGGGAACCGCCGCTTACTTGGATGTATTCGGCTCCATTTACGAGGTGATGAAAGCCCTCAAAAATAACGGCTACGACTTACCAGAATTACCAGAATCAGCCGAAGCATTGCTGCAAGAAGTCATTCACGATGCCCAGGCGCAGTACAACAGCCCAGAACTGAACGTTGCTTACAAAATGTCGGTTCCTGAGTATGAGGCGCTGACTCCCTACTCTCACCGCTTAGAGGAAAACTGGGGCCCACCTCCCGGACACCTTAACAGCGACGGGCAAAACTTGCTGATTTATGGTAAGCAATTCGGTAACGTCTTCATCGGTGTCCAACCTACATTTGGTTACGAAGGCGACCCGATGCGGTTGTTATTCTCCCGTTCAGCTAGTCCTCACCACGGTTTTGCTGCTTACTACACTTACCTAGAGCAGGTTTGGAAAGCTGACGCTGTACTGCACTTTGGTACACATGGTTCCTTGGAATTCATGCCAGGTAAACAGATGGGGATGTCTGGTGACTGTTATCCAGATAACTTAATTGGCTCAATTCCCAACCTGTATTATTACGCAGCGAATAATCCTAGTGAAGCGACAATTGCCAAACGTCGGAGTTATGCCGAAACAATTTCCTACTTGACACCGCCAGCAGAAAATGCTGGGTTGTACAAAGGTTTGAAGGAACTCAGCGAGTTAATTGCTTCCTACCAAACCTTAAAAGATAGTGGACGCGGTGTTTCCATTGTCAACAGCATCATGGATAAATGCCGGATCGTGAATCTGGATAAGGATATCAACCTGCCAGAAACCGATGCCAGAGATATGAGTGCCGAAGAGCGCGATAATATTGTTGGTAACGTCTACCGCAAGTTGATGGAAATCGAGTCTCGGTTGTTGCCTTGTGGTTTACACGTCATTGGTAAACCGCCAAGTGCAGAAGAAGCGATCGCAACTCTCGTAAACATTGCTAGTCTAGATCGTCAAGAAGAAGGACTTCAAGGCTTGCCGGGAATTATCGCCAACAGCATTGGGCGTAACATTGACGATATTTACCAAAATAATGACAGAGGCATTTTAGAAGATGTCCAGTTGTTGCAAGATATCACTTTGGCAACCCGTGCAGCAGTTACCGCCCTTGTCCAAGAGCAAATCGACGCGGAAGGACGAGTTTCTCTGGTTTCCCGGTTGAATTTCTTCAACATGGGCAAAAAAGAACCTTGGGTAGAAGCATTGCATAAAGCAGGTTATCCCAAAGTTGACACCGCAGCCTTAAAACCCTTACTTGAGTATTTGGAATTCTGCCTGCAACAAGTTTGTGCAGATAACGAACTCGGAGCATTACTCAGAGGGCTGGAAGGTGAATACATCTTACCCGGCCCTGGTGGCGATCCCATCCGCAACCCGGATGTATTGCCCACAGGTAAGAATATCCATGCTTTAGATCCGCAATCCATCCCAACAACAGCAGCAGTCCAATCAGCCAAAATCGTTGTAGACAGGCTTTTGCTCCGTAACAAGGCTGAAAACGATGGGAAATGGCCAGAAACCATCGCCTGCGTCCTTTGGGGAACCGATAACATCAAAACTTACGGTGAATCCCTAGCGCAAATTATGTGGATGGTGGGCGTGCGTCCAGTTCCCGATGCCTTGGGACGGGTGAACAAGTTGGAATTGATATCTTTAGAAGAGTTGGGACGACCCAGAATTGATGTGGTAATCAACTGTTCTGGTGTATTCCGCGACTTGTTCATCAACCAAATGAACCTGCTAGACCAAGGGGTGAAGATGGCAGCCGAGGCAGATGAACCCTTAGAAATGAACTTTGTTCGCAAACACGCTTTGCAGCAAGCTGAGGAAATGGGGATTAATCTGCGTCAAGCAGCAACTCGTGTTTTCTCCAATGCTTCTGGTTCCTACTCGTCAAATATCAACTTGGCAGTAGAAAACAGTACTTGGGATAGCGAAGCCGAGTTGCAGGAAATGTATCTCAACCGGAAATCTTTCTCCTTCAATTCCGATAACCCCGGAATCATGGATGAATCGCGCGGTATTTTTGAAAGTACATTGAAAACTGCTGATGCAACTTTCCAAAATCTGGATTCTTCCGAGATTAGCTTAACGGACGTTTCCCACTACTTTGATTCAGATCCTACTAAACTAGTGGCAAGTCTGCGGGGTGATGGTAAAAAACCAGCATCTTATATTGCAGATACAACCACAGCTAACGCCCAAGTGCGGACATTATCAGAAACCGTCCGTTTAGATGCACGTACCAAATTGTTAAATCCCAAATGGTACGAGGGGATGCTGTCTCACGGTTACGAAGGTGTGCGCGAACTCTCCAAGCGGTTGGTGAATACAACAGGTTGGAGTGCGACAGCCGGCGCTGTGGATAACTGGATTTATGAGGATACTAACGAAACCTTCATCAAAGATGAAGAAATGCAGAAACGGTTGTTGAACCTCAACCCCCATTCTTTCCGCAAGATTGTATCAACTTTGTTGGAAGTGAATGGACGCGGTTATTGGGAGACTAGCGAGGATAATTTAGATCGTCTGCGCGAGTTGTACCAAGAGGTTGAAGACCGGATTGAAGGGATAGAGTAG
- a CDS encoding type II toxin-antitoxin system PemK/MazF family toxin, with amino-acid sequence MPNYSKNDIILVQYPFSDLSSSKVRPAVVVSAPHVSQDILITPLTSKTGALLEGEFVLSEWAAAGLNVATAVKRGLYTVHKSLVVKVIGKLADADAELLEQSLRCWLGLS; translated from the coding sequence ATGCCCAACTACTCTAAAAATGACATCATTTTGGTTCAGTATCCCTTTTCAGATTTGTCCAGTTCAAAAGTTAGACCTGCTGTTGTTGTAAGTGCGCCACACGTTTCCCAAGACATTTTAATCACGCCCTTGACGAGCAAAACTGGAGCATTGCTAGAAGGTGAGTTTGTCTTGTCTGAATGGGCAGCAGCAGGGCTAAACGTGGCTACAGCAGTCAAGAGAGGTTTATACACAGTGCATAAAAGCTTAGTTGTCAAAGTGATTGGCAAGTTAGCTGATGCTGATGCTGAACTTTTAGAGCAATCTTTGCGGTGTTGGTTGGGGTTGTCATAG
- a CDS encoding type II toxin-antitoxin system VapC family toxin: MEIKLAVADTGFVVALLNRSDAMHSIVAPLYTQQKQILLPQTVLAELAYLVGRNAGIATVVAFLQGLSASRFSLVALTEQDVIRVAEILDEYADSRIDFVDASVMAIAERYGIKKIFTLDQRDFRLYRPQHCDSFEILP; encoded by the coding sequence GTGGAAATAAAATTAGCAGTAGCTGATACAGGTTTTGTTGTAGCATTGTTGAACCGTTCGGATGCAATGCACAGTATTGTTGCACCACTATATACACAACAAAAACAAATTCTGTTACCCCAAACAGTATTAGCAGAATTAGCTTATTTGGTAGGACGTAATGCAGGTATAGCGACAGTAGTAGCTTTTTTACAAGGACTATCTGCGAGTCGTTTTAGTTTAGTAGCTTTAACAGAGCAAGATGTAATTCGTGTGGCGGAAATCTTGGATGAGTATGCAGATAGTCGGATTGATTTTGTAGATGCAAGTGTTATGGCTATAGCTGAACGCTATGGGATTAAAAAAATATTTACTTTAGATCAGCGAGATTTTAGATTATATCGACCTCAGCACTGCGATAGCTTTGAGATTTTGCCTTAA
- a CDS encoding element excision factor XisH family protein, whose amino-acid sequence MPAKDIYHNAVKNALIKDGWTIIVDPYFLQYEDAELYADLFIEKALLA is encoded by the coding sequence ATGCCAGCAAAAGACATTTACCATAATGCTGTTAAAAATGCCTTAATTAAGGATGGCTGGACAATTATAGTTGACCCTTATTTTTTGCAGTATGAAGATGCAGAACTTTATGCTGATTTATTTATAGAAAAAGCCTTATTAGCATAA
- a CDS encoding element excision factor XisH family protein: MRNFENSLGQYILYRYILQLASKTYKIYLATQRYSV, translated from the coding sequence ATGAGAAATTTTGAAAATTCTCTAGGTCAATATATTTTATACCGCTATATTTTACAACTAGCCAGTAAAACCTATAAAATTTATCTAGCAACTCAGAGATACAGTGTTTGA
- a CDS encoding XisI protein — protein sequence MDKLTQYRELIKQVLTEYDNLSRQSPDKIAENCLVFDESHDHYLWLTVDWQGSKRLKYTHVHIRIKNEKIFIEEDWTEEGIATELIKLGVSSNDIVLAFQPPDVRKFTEFATA from the coding sequence ATGGATAAATTAACACAATATCGAGAGTTAATTAAACAGGTGCTAACTGAATATGATAATTTATCTCGTCAATCACCTGATAAAATTGCTGAAAATTGTTTAGTGTTTGATGAAAGTCATGATCATTATCTCTGGTTAACTGTAGATTGGCAAGGTAGCAAAAGACTTAAATATACTCATGTTCATATTCGGATTAAAAATGAGAAAATTTTCATAGAAGAAGACTGGACAGAAGAAGGAATAGCGACTGAATTAATAAAATTAGGTGTAAGTAGCAACGATATTGTGTTAGCTTTTCAGCCTCCAGATGTGAGAAAATTTACAGAATTTGCAACAGCTTAG
- a CDS encoding type II toxin-antitoxin system HicB family antitoxin produces MTYKGYTASIEVDVEAGILFGQVLDINDVITFKAKTVEEARQEFQISVDDYLAFCEELGEEPDKPFSGKLPFRTTPEHHRKIFIAAKKAGKSINAWMDEILTGAADKVINP; encoded by the coding sequence ATGACTTATAAAGGATACACAGCTAGTATAGAAGTAGATGTAGAAGCGGGAATACTTTTTGGTCAAGTCCTAGATATTAATGACGTGATTACCTTTAAGGCAAAAACTGTAGAGGAAGCGCGTCAAGAATTTCAAATTTCTGTTGATGATTATCTTGCTTTCTGTGAAGAACTAGGAGAGGAGCCTGATAAACCATTCTCTGGTAAACTTCCATTCCGCACAACTCCAGAACACCACCGCAAAATATTTATTGCTGCTAAAAAGGCTGGCAAAAGCATAAATGCTTGGATGGATGAAATATTAACTGGTGCTGCGGATAAAGTAATTAATCCTTAG
- the secA gene encoding preprotein translocase subunit SecA, producing MLKLLLGDPNARKLKKYQPSVTEINLLEEEIKVLSDDELKGKTVEFKQRIAKGETLDDILPEAYAVVREAGQRVLGLRHFDVQLLGGIILHVGQIAEMKTGEGKTLVATLPSYLNALTGKGVHVITVNDYLARRDAEWMGQVHRFLGLSVGLIQSSMTPSERQKNYDCDITYVTNSEVGFDYLRDNMATSMADVVQRPFNYCVIDEVDSILVDEARTPLIISGQVERPTEKYLQAAEIAFTLKKDEHYDVDEKARNVLLTDEGFAESENLLGVTDLFDPEDPWAHFVFNAIKAKELFLKDVNYIVRNGEVVIVDEFTGRVLAGRRWSDGLHQAIEAKEHVEIQPETQTLATITYQNMFLLYPKLGGMTGTAKTEEPEFEKIYKLEVAVIPTNRDRRREDLSDMVFKTEPGKWGAIASECAEMHELGRPVLVGTTSVEKSELLSRLLKQLEIPHELLNARPENVEREAEIVAQAGRKGAVTIATNMAGRGTDIILGGNSEYMARLKLREYFMPRIVMPEDEDNFSVQKPAGLPTGHGGGQGFVPGKKVKTWRASPEIFPTQLTKETEKLLKDAVEIAVREYGDRSLPELEAEEKVAVAAEKAPIDDPVIQKLREAYNRIKQEYEQFTTREHDEVVGIGGLHVIGTERHESRRIDNQLRGRAGRQGDPGTTRFFLSLEDNLLRIFGGDRVAGLMNAFQVEEDMPIESGMLTRSLEGAQKKVETYYYDIRKQVFEYDEVMNNQRRAIYAERRRVLEGQDLKEQVIKYAEKTMDDIVDYYINIDLPSEEWELEKLVEKVKEFVYLLADLQASQLEDITVGEIKAFLHEQVRIAYDLKEAQIDQVQPGLMRQAERFFILQRIDTLWREHLQQMDALRESVGLRGYGQKDPLIEYKSEGYELFLDMMVNIRRDVVYSLFMFQPQPQQMMQASSEMV from the coding sequence ATGCTAAAACTTTTGTTGGGCGACCCCAACGCTCGTAAGCTTAAAAAATATCAACCTTCTGTTACTGAAATTAACCTTTTAGAGGAAGAAATTAAGGTTCTTTCTGATGATGAGTTAAAAGGTAAAACCGTCGAATTTAAACAACGGATTGCTAAAGGGGAAACCCTAGACGACATATTGCCAGAAGCTTACGCCGTTGTTCGGGAAGCAGGACAACGAGTCTTAGGCTTGCGGCACTTTGATGTCCAACTCCTTGGCGGTATCATTTTGCATGTGGGACAAATTGCCGAAATGAAAACCGGCGAAGGTAAAACCCTAGTTGCTACCTTGCCAAGTTACTTAAATGCCCTTACTGGTAAAGGTGTACACGTCATCACTGTGAACGATTACCTGGCTCGTCGGGACGCTGAATGGATGGGACAGGTGCATCGGTTCTTGGGGCTGAGTGTGGGGCTAATTCAGTCAAGCATGACTCCTAGTGAACGCCAGAAAAACTACGACTGCGATATCACCTATGTTACCAACAGCGAGGTCGGCTTCGACTATCTGCGGGATAACATGGCGACATCAATGGCAGATGTGGTACAACGCCCGTTTAATTATTGCGTAATTGACGAGGTGGACTCGATTTTAGTTGATGAGGCGCGGACACCACTAATTATTTCTGGGCAGGTGGAAAGACCTACAGAAAAGTATCTGCAAGCCGCGGAAATAGCTTTCACACTCAAAAAAGACGAACATTACGATGTAGACGAAAAAGCTCGTAACGTTTTATTGACAGATGAAGGATTTGCGGAATCGGAAAATCTTTTAGGAGTCACAGATTTATTTGACCCAGAAGATCCTTGGGCGCACTTTGTTTTTAATGCAATTAAAGCCAAAGAACTTTTCCTCAAGGATGTAAATTACATCGTCCGCAATGGTGAAGTGGTAATTGTGGATGAATTTACCGGTCGGGTGCTAGCCGGACGGCGTTGGAGTGATGGATTACACCAAGCGATTGAAGCTAAAGAACACGTAGAGATTCAGCCAGAAACTCAAACTCTAGCGACAATTACTTACCAAAATATGTTTTTGCTGTATCCAAAACTCGGTGGAATGACGGGAACGGCAAAAACAGAAGAACCAGAATTTGAAAAAATTTATAAGTTGGAAGTTGCGGTAATTCCTACCAACCGCGATCGCAGACGCGAAGATTTGTCTGATATGGTCTTTAAGACGGAACCAGGCAAATGGGGTGCGATCGCTAGCGAATGTGCCGAAATGCACGAACTCGGCAGACCTGTGTTAGTAGGAACCACTAGTGTGGAAAAATCCGAACTTCTCAGCCGGCTGTTAAAGCAACTGGAAATTCCCCACGAATTACTTAACGCTAGGCCGGAAAATGTCGAGCGTGAGGCGGAAATTGTCGCTCAAGCTGGACGGAAAGGCGCTGTCACTATTGCTACTAACATGGCTGGTAGAGGTACAGACATCATCTTGGGTGGTAACTCCGAATACATGGCACGTCTGAAGCTGCGGGAATACTTCATGCCCCGGATTGTCATGCCAGAAGATGAAGATAACTTTAGTGTGCAAAAACCAGCCGGATTACCTACAGGACATGGTGGCGGTCAAGGCTTTGTCCCTGGTAAAAAAGTCAAAACTTGGCGGGCTTCGCCAGAAATTTTCCCCACCCAGTTGACCAAAGAAACAGAAAAACTACTCAAAGATGCAGTAGAAATTGCAGTGCGTGAGTATGGCGATCGCAGTTTACCAGAACTAGAAGCTGAAGAAAAGGTAGCTGTAGCCGCAGAAAAAGCTCCCATCGATGACCCTGTGATTCAGAAATTGCGGGAAGCTTACAACCGCATTAAGCAGGAATATGAACAATTTACTACCCGCGAACATGATGAGGTAGTGGGAATCGGTGGTTTGCACGTAATTGGTACAGAACGCCACGAATCGCGGCGGATTGATAACCAGTTACGGGGACGTGCAGGACGACAAGGCGACCCTGGAACCACGAGATTCTTCTTAAGTTTAGAAGATAACCTACTGCGAATTTTTGGTGGCGATCGCGTTGCCGGATTAATGAATGCTTTCCAAGTGGAAGAAGATATGCCCATTGAATCTGGGATGCTTACCCGCAGTTTGGAAGGCGCACAGAAAAAAGTCGAAACCTACTATTACGACATTCGTAAACAGGTGTTTGAGTACGACGAGGTGATGAATAATCAACGTCGGGCTATTTATGCCGAACGCCGCCGGGTGTTAGAAGGTCAAGATTTGAAAGAACAAGTAATCAAGTACGCTGAAAAAACGATGGATGATATCGTTGACTACTACATCAACATAGACTTGCCCTCGGAAGAGTGGGAGTTAGAAAAGTTGGTTGAGAAAGTCAAAGAATTCGTTTATCTGCTAGCAGATTTACAAGCGAGTCAATTAGAAGATATCACAGTCGGCGAGATTAAAGCCTTTTTGCACGAACAGGTGCGAATTGCTTACGACCTCAAAGAAGCGCAGATTGACCAAGTTCAACCCGGACTGATGCGGCAAGCGGAACGCTTTTTTATCTTGCAACGCATTGATACTCTGTGGCGGGAACACTTGCAACAAATGGATGCCTTGCGCGAATCAGTGGGGCTACGTGGTTACGGTCAAAAAGACCCACTAATTGAATATAAGAGCGAGGGTTACGAACTCTTCTTGGATATGATGGTTAACATTCGCCGAGATGTAGTGTACTCGTTATTCATGTTCCAGCCGCAGCCTCAGCAGATGATGCAAGCTTCATCTGAGATGGTGTAA
- a CDS encoding cytochrome C, with amino-acid sequence MSIFVKRKTSDAYGGLRQSAEREFKRQFFGLLLVIVTWSLAMGWLLALATNAQSAVTTPEIGSVDVVPAQYQLGQELYLENCSTCHIGIPPAVLPTQTWKNLLQDSQHYGAQIKPLVDPPRILVWKYLSTFSRIQLDDEETPYRLDNSRYFKALHPGVELSRPVQVGSCVSCHPSASDYNFRQLSAEWK; translated from the coding sequence ATGTCAATTTTTGTTAAGCGCAAAACCAGCGATGCCTACGGCGGGCTACGCCAAAGCGCCGAACGTGAATTTAAACGCCAATTTTTTGGTTTACTTTTGGTAATTGTAACGTGGAGTTTGGCTATGGGCTGGCTTCTAGCCTTGGCAACTAACGCCCAAAGTGCTGTTACCACCCCTGAAATTGGTAGTGTTGACGTTGTGCCTGCACAATACCAACTGGGGCAAGAACTGTATTTGGAAAACTGTTCCACGTGCCACATTGGCATACCACCAGCCGTTTTACCTACCCAAACTTGGAAAAATCTCCTGCAAGATTCACAACACTACGGCGCACAAATCAAGCCTTTAGTCGATCCGCCGCGCATTTTAGTGTGGAAATATCTTTCGACTTTCTCCCGTATCCAGCTAGACGACGAAGAAACACCATACCGCCTCGATAACTCGCGTTATTTTAAAGCTTTGCATCCAGGAGTTGAGTTATCACGTCCCGTCCAGGTTGGCAGTTGTGTCAGCTGTCATCCCAGTGCTAGTGATTATAATTTCCGCCAGCTGTCAGCAGAATGGAAGTGA
- a CDS encoding type II toxin-antitoxin system RelE/ParE family toxin encodes MPNEQPLVLIDLTPEYKQNLRDLSKRFRNIRSDVQAIIEQLQQGNFVGDRIAGIGEEYIIYKRRVRNSSIQKGKSAGYRLIYQVESPTSILLLTIYSKSDREDIGVNEIRDILADFSGESV; translated from the coding sequence ATGCCGAATGAACAGCCATTGGTATTAATCGATTTAACTCCTGAATATAAACAAAACTTGCGCGATCTTTCTAAGAGATTTCGCAATATTCGCTCTGATGTTCAAGCGATTATTGAGCAATTACAGCAAGGCAATTTTGTCGGCGATCGCATTGCGGGTATCGGTGAAGAGTATATTATTTACAAGCGAAGAGTTCGCAACAGTAGTATCCAAAAAGGTAAGAGTGCTGGATACCGATTGATTTATCAAGTTGAGTCACCTACAAGTATTTTGCTATTAACGATTTATTCCAAGTCTGATCGAGAAGATATTGGTGTAAATGAAATCCGAGATATTTTGGCTGATTTTTCTGGTGAGTCAGTTTAA
- a CDS encoding type II toxin-antitoxin system RelN family antitoxin, giving the protein MKAIEVTGRIDSQGNLVLDEPIQGSTYPHQVRVIVLVPEPAEAEEVDPDDTPIEEIKASLRRALQQAKAGQRLPLSEMWEGIDAE; this is encoded by the coding sequence ATGAAAGCGATCGAAGTTACCGGTAGGATTGACTCTCAAGGAAACCTAGTTTTAGATGAGCCGATTCAGGGAAGCACTTATCCTCATCAGGTTCGGGTAATTGTGTTGGTTCCAGAACCAGCAGAAGCAGAAGAGGTTGACCCTGATGATACACCCATTGAGGAGATTAAAGCTAGCTTGAGAAGAGCCTTGCAGCAAGCAAAAGCTGGTCAACGCCTACCATTATCCGAAATGTGGGAGGGAATCGATGCCGAATGA